Proteins co-encoded in one Podarcis muralis chromosome 12, rPodMur119.hap1.1, whole genome shotgun sequence genomic window:
- the LOC114607295 gene encoding uncharacterized protein LOC114607295 — protein sequence MASSRTQERSKIKPPQKYLKESILVERGEPSVYALKLKKASETSPKYHLGKENLQIANKVIMMMGASGSGKTTLINGMINYILGVQWGDEFRFKLIDEVTGRNQAESQTSEVRAYVVNYQEGLKIPCSLTFVDTPGFGDTRGIEQDKKLVEKIRKFFSIPGGIDHIDCVCFVVKASTNRLTAAEKYVFDSVLSIFGKDIKENIQFLITFADSQTPLVLEAIKTANVPCAKDGKGNPVHFKFNNSALFANNVVGDGESPNFDEMFWKMGIISMKTYFDSLSKLNTRSLSLTKEVLRERKELETVVQGLLPQIKTGLVKLEELKETEQVLDQHKADMAANRDFEYEIPVTVKVKQDLSGAHQYATNCKNCKVTCHYPCWGTWDQLNRLCSAISFFSGKCNVCPSKCSASDHHNQNYQFKDEIRKEKKTYAELKKKYEHAYHGVMTAEELIWHLSQEYIKVRENLFENIERASQSLRRLEEIALKPNPLSTPEYIDMLIASEEEECKLGYQKRIQLLKDVKKEAEIIQKIANKEALLPEEEEMMSERGDKGKFRLIYRYWKRRAVNILPK from the coding sequence ATGGCGTCTTCCAGAACACAGGAAAGAAGTAAAATCAAACCACCTCAGAAATATCTCAAAGAAAGTATCCTTGTAGAAAGGGGTGAACCTTCTGTTTATGCATTAAAACTGAAAAAGGCGTCTGAAACGTCTCCAAAGTACCATCTAGGAAAAGAGAACTTGCAGATCGCCAACAAAGTGATCATGATGATGGGAGCGTCTGGATCAGGGAAAACCACTCTCATCAATGGGATGATCAACTACATCCTGGGCGTGCAATGGGGAGATGAATTCCGGTTCAAACTTATTGATGAAGTGACCGGCAGAAACCAAGCAGAAAGCCAGACATCCGAAGTGAGGGCTTACGTGGTGAACTATCAAGAGGGTCTCAAGATCCCTTGCTCTCTCACTTttgttgacactccaggattcGGAGACACGAGAGGAATAGAACAGGACAAAAAGTTAGTGGAGAAGATCCGTAAGTTTTTCTCCATCCCAGGAGGAATCGACCACATCGATTGTGTCTGCTTTGTGGTCAAGGCTTCCACAAACCGCTTAACAGCAGCCGAGAAATACGTCTTTGATTCCGTGCTCTCCATCTTTGGGAAAGATATCAAGGAGAACATCCAGTTCCTGATCACCTTTGCAGATTCACAGACTCCCCTGGTCCTTGAGGCCATTAAGACGGCCAACGTTCCATGCGCCAAAGATGGCAAGGGGAACCCTGTGCATTTCAAATTCAACAATTCCGCCCTGTTTGCCAACAATGTTGTGGGGGACGGGGAGAGCCCTAACTTTGAcgaaatgttttggaaaatgggtaTAATCAGCATGAAGACCTATTTTGACTCGTTAAGCAAACTGAACACGAGGAGTTTGTCTTTGACGAAGGAAGTTCTCAGGGAACGGAAAGAGTTGGAGACGGTTGTGCAGGGCCTGTTGCCCCAGATCAAAACCGGGCTGGTCAAACTGGAAGAACTGAAGGAAACGGAACAAGTCCTTGACCAGCACAAAGCTGACATGGCGGCCAACAGAGATTTTGAGTATGAGATCCCAGTCACCGTCAAAGTGAAGCAAGATCTCTCTGGAGCTCATCAATATGCAACCAACTGCAAGAACTGCAAGGTCACCTGCCACTATCCTTGCTGGGGTACATGGGACCAGCTGAACCGCCTTTGCTCCGCTATCAGTTTCTTCTCAGGAAAATGCAACGTTTGTCCCAGCAAGTGCTCAGCCAGCGACCACCACAACCAGAATTACCAATTTAAGGACGAaataaggaaagagaagaagacaTATGCGGAGCTGAAGAAAAAGTATGAGCACGCCTACCATGGGGTTATGACAGCGGAGGAGCTGATTTGGCACCTCAGCCAGGAGTACATCAAAGTAAGAGAAAATTTGTTCGAAAACATCGAGAGAGCGTCTCAAAGCCTGCGGCGCCTGGAGGAAATTGCCCTGAAGCCCAACCCACTCTCCACCCCAGAATACATCGACATGCTCATTGCGTCTGAAGAGGAGGAATGCAAGCTTGGATATCAGAAAAGGATCCAGTTGCTCAAGGACGTGAAGAAAGAAGCAGAGATCATACAGAAGATTGCAAATAAGGAGGCTCTgctgccagaggaggaggagatgatgaGCGAACGGGGGGACAAAGGAAAATTCCGCTTGATAtacagatattggaagagaagggCGGTGAATATTCTCCCTAAATGA